CACCACGCCCTCCTGATACTTGCCCGTCAACAGCCCGGTGCCCAGAGGTGAAAAGGCCAATAGCCCCACATCCTCATTGACGCTCAGCTCGGCCAGATCGGTGTCATACATCCGACAAATCAGCGAATACTCATTCTGGATAGAGGCTACCCTTGGCCCCAGCCCCTCCTCTGCAAGCCGCAGCCACTGCGCGGTGCCCCAGGCGCTTTCATTGCTCAGTCCAAAGGCGCGGATATTGCCCTTGTCCACCTGCCCCTGCAGCGCCTCCAGACAGTCGCGCATATTGTCCAGGGTCTCTTCACGGTTCTGGGTTGAGGGATCAAAATTCCAGTTCTTGCGAAACATGTAACTGCCGCGATTGGGCCAGTGAAACTGGTAGAGGTCGATATACTCCGTCTGCAGCCGCTTCAGGGATCCCTCAACGGTGCTGGCGATGGTCTTGGACGAAATCGGCGCGCCGTCCCGCACCGCTGCCAGGCCCTCGCCGGAATGTTTGGTGGCCAGAATATAGTCACCCCGCCGTCCGGTCTTTTTGTTCCAGGTCCCCAGGATCTCTTCGCTGCGCCCTGTGGTTTCCGCCCGCACCGGGTTGACCGGATACATCTCAGCGGTGTCGATGAAATTCACCCCGGCCGCCAGCGCGGTTTCGATCTGCCTATGCGCGTCATCTTCCGGTGTCTGGGTGCCATAGGTCATCGTACCCAGGCAGAGTTCTGAGACGACCATCCCGGTGGTTCCAAGTGGGTTCATTTTCATCGCGCGTTCATCCAATGTTCAATATCAACGCCAGATTATGCAACTGAAGAACCAATTCAAGCAGATACCTCGCGGCCCTCTATGTTAACAATCTTTATGTTAACTATCTTTTAAATTGGTCGTATTCCGAACGCGCATACAATGGTATGCAAAGATATACCGAGACACAAATGGAGACGCGCAATGAACGTTATTTCACCCAAACGCCTTAGCCAGATCCTGTCCGAAGCAGAGGCTGTGATCACTCAAATCTCAGTGACA
The genomic region above belongs to Phaeobacter sp. G2 and contains:
- a CDS encoding aldo/keto reductase, coding for MKMNPLGTTGMVVSELCLGTMTYGTQTPEDDAHRQIETALAAGVNFIDTAEMYPVNPVRAETTGRSEEILGTWNKKTGRRGDYILATKHSGEGLAAVRDGAPISSKTIASTVEGSLKRLQTEYIDLYQFHWPNRGSYMFRKNWNFDPSTQNREETLDNMRDCLEALQGQVDKGNIRAFGLSNESAWGTAQWLRLAEEGLGPRVASIQNEYSLICRMYDTDLAELSVNEDVGLLAFSPLGTGLLTGKYQEGVVPEGSRKSIVPELGGRHSPRVYTAVAAYLDIAARHGLDPVHMALAWCRTRPFMASAIFGATTQAQLEHALKSVALELSAEVLEDINQAHRAHPMPY